In the Chloroflexota bacterium genome, GCCCGGATCACCCTGGCGGACGTGTTCGACCTGTCCGCGCGTGGACGGCTGGATACGGCGTTCCTCGGCGGTGTCCAGATCGACGGGCAGGGTCGCATCAACCTGAGCGCCATCGGCGATCCGCGCCATCCGAAGGTGCGGCTGCCGGGTGGGGCCGGCTCGGCCGCGCTGATGCCGACCGCCCGCCGCACGGTGCTCTGGCGGACTCGCCACGACACCCGCACCTTCGTGGCCGAGCTGCCGTTCGTAACGGCAGCCGGGAACGTCGACCGGGTCGTGACGCCGCTCTGCGTATTCCAGCGGATCGATGGCCTGTTGACCGTCGAGAGCGTTCACCCGTTCAGCACTGCCGACGCGGTCAGGGCTGCGACAGGTTTCCCGCTGACCGACGCCGCTGCCTGGCCGAGCACGCCGCCGCCCACGCCTGACGAGCTGGCCGCGCTGCGGGAGATCGATCCGGCCGGCCGCGTGGCGGCGGAGTTTGCCGGACGGTAGCGTCCTGGGCGTCCCGCTTGCCGTGGATGACGCCGGTCCGCCGTGCCC is a window encoding:
- a CDS encoding CoA-transferase, which encodes MAVALARLLRDDETVFFGVASPLPMVAALLAKRLHAPSLTILTIPGGVDPRPASLPLSTVDPLLLSGAVARITLADVFDLSARGRLDTAFLGGVQIDGQGRINLSAIGDPRHPKVRLPGGAGSAALMPTARRTVLWRTRHDTRTFVAELPFVTAAGNVDRVVTPLCVFQRIDGLLTVESVHPFSTADAVRAATGFPLTDAAAWPSTPPPTPDELAALREIDPAGRVAAEFAGR